A window from Canis lupus baileyi chromosome 4, mCanLup2.hap1, whole genome shotgun sequence encodes these proteins:
- the MBL2 gene encoding mannose-binding protein C isoform X2: MFLSSSLPVLLLCMMTAASADKEALSEAQRTCPVVTCALPGRDGRDGLKGEKGEPGQGLRGLQGPPGKVGPPGNTGAPGAPGLKGHKGDRGDSSVAETRLASLEREIRSLKSELGHIKNLQTFSLGKKTGKKLYVSNGEKMSFSKVKALCAELQATVATPKSAEENKAIQDVAKEEAFLGITDKVTEGHFMYVTGGSLVYSNWRKNEPNNHGSGEDCVILLQDGFWNDISCESSFLAVCELPA, from the exons ATGTTCTTGTCTTCGTCACTTCCTGTCCTTCTTCTGTGTATGATGACAGCGGCCAGCGCAGATAAAGAAGCcttgagtgaggcccagaggacaTGCCCGGTGGTGACCTGTGCCCTCCCGGGCAGAGATGGGCGAGATGGACTCAAGGGAGAAAAGGGCGAACCAG GGCAAGGGCTCAGAGGCTTGCAGGGCCCTCCAGGGAAAGTGGGACCTCCGGGAAACAcaggggctcccggggctccaggactAAAGGGCCACAAAGGAGACCGTGGAGACAGTTCAG TTGCTGAGACCAGGCTGGCTAGCCTAGAGAGGGAGATAAGGAGCCTGAAATCAGAACTGGGCCACATCAAAAACT TGCAAACCTTCTCCTTGGGcaaaaagactggaaagaagcTCTACGTGAGCAACGGCGAAAAGATGTCTTTTTCTAAAGTGAAGGCTCTGTGTGCCGAGCTCCAGGCCACTGTGGCCACCCCTAAGAGTGCTGAGGAGAACAAAGCCATCCAAGATGTGGCCAAGGAAGAGGCCTTCCTGGGCATCACGGACAAGGTGACCGAAGGCCACTTCATGTATGTGACCGGAGGGAGCCTGGTCTACAGCAACTGGAGGAAGAATGAGCCAAACAACCACGGCTCGGGGGAGGACTGTGTGATCCTCCTCCAGGATGGGTTCTGGAATGACATCTCCTGCGAGTCCTCCTTCCTGGCCGTCTGTGAACTCCCAGCCTGA
- the MBL2 gene encoding mannose-binding protein C isoform X1, which translates to MGRGARETSGQHAEDPARRRNKSRQLDRFRTMFLSSSLPVLLLCMMTAASADKEALSEAQRTCPVVTCALPGRDGRDGLKGEKGEPGQGLRGLQGPPGKVGPPGNTGAPGAPGLKGHKGDRGDSSVAETRLASLEREIRSLKSELGHIKNLQTFSLGKKTGKKLYVSNGEKMSFSKVKALCAELQATVATPKSAEENKAIQDVAKEEAFLGITDKVTEGHFMYVTGGSLVYSNWRKNEPNNHGSGEDCVILLQDGFWNDISCESSFLAVCELPA; encoded by the exons ATGGGACGCGGAGCCAGGGAGACATCTGGGCAGCATGCAGAGGATCCTGCCAGGAGAAGGAACAAGAGCAGACAGCTGGACAG GTTCAGGACCATGTTCTTGTCTTCGTCACTTCCTGTCCTTCTTCTGTGTATGATGACAGCGGCCAGCGCAGATAAAGAAGCcttgagtgaggcccagaggacaTGCCCGGTGGTGACCTGTGCCCTCCCGGGCAGAGATGGGCGAGATGGACTCAAGGGAGAAAAGGGCGAACCAG GGCAAGGGCTCAGAGGCTTGCAGGGCCCTCCAGGGAAAGTGGGACCTCCGGGAAACAcaggggctcccggggctccaggactAAAGGGCCACAAAGGAGACCGTGGAGACAGTTCAG TTGCTGAGACCAGGCTGGCTAGCCTAGAGAGGGAGATAAGGAGCCTGAAATCAGAACTGGGCCACATCAAAAACT TGCAAACCTTCTCCTTGGGcaaaaagactggaaagaagcTCTACGTGAGCAACGGCGAAAAGATGTCTTTTTCTAAAGTGAAGGCTCTGTGTGCCGAGCTCCAGGCCACTGTGGCCACCCCTAAGAGTGCTGAGGAGAACAAAGCCATCCAAGATGTGGCCAAGGAAGAGGCCTTCCTGGGCATCACGGACAAGGTGACCGAAGGCCACTTCATGTATGTGACCGGAGGGAGCCTGGTCTACAGCAACTGGAGGAAGAATGAGCCAAACAACCACGGCTCGGGGGAGGACTGTGTGATCCTCCTCCAGGATGGGTTCTGGAATGACATCTCCTGCGAGTCCTCCTTCCTGGCCGTCTGTGAACTCCCAGCCTGA